One genomic segment of Candidatus Krumholzibacteriia bacterium includes these proteins:
- a CDS encoding biopolymer transporter ExbD gives MRRRRRRLATEEIPQASLPDIAFLLMIFFIAATVFGVEHGLPVVLPSAQKSPRLAVQQSEVFRLEVRADGSVLAERRPVRVEQIGPLLVERQRQRQAQGKAELVVILETHPDAAYELWVAVLDQVRFAGCRRVALATTPGK, from the coding sequence ATGAGGCGACGCAGGCGGCGACTCGCGACGGAGGAGATCCCGCAAGCGTCGCTCCCGGACATCGCCTTCCTCTTGATGATTTTCTTCATCGCCGCCACGGTGTTCGGCGTCGAACACGGTTTGCCCGTGGTGCTGCCGAGCGCGCAGAAGAGCCCGCGCCTCGCCGTGCAGCAGAGCGAGGTCTTCCGCCTCGAAGTCCGCGCCGACGGCTCCGTGCTGGCGGAACGCCGCCCGGTGCGGGTGGAGCAGATCGGACCGCTGCTGGTGGAAAGGCAGCGGCAACGGCAGGCGCAAGGCAAGGCCGAGCTCGTCGTCATCCTCGAGACCCATCCCGACGCCGCCTACGAGCTCTGGGTGGCGGTGCTGGATCAGGTGCGTTTCGCTGGCTGCCGCCGCGTTGCCCTCGCCACCACGCCGGGGAAGTGA
- a CDS encoding NlpC/P60 family protein: MQDLAPFEASIRAALAAEGLDPRGHFWRLRPAAGGVQLEATEASFARRGQEALRQQFPGSRVEVVLLPAPELQAQRAWVKASVAEVRAEPKHEAAQTTQALQGEVLEPLLHEEGWLLARLPDGYLGWVRDWHLRWTDAAVPSAFAARTDARIASPLVRLRETPGPGAAPVAESPLGTAVVRRQERDDWVEIELPGGAVGWVRRQALRPGSGLWETAAPSLLDMLQGFLGVPYLWGGKSPKGFDCSGLVQFAFALHGVPLPRDSDQQFGCGVPVQQFTAGDLLFFGRERIGHVGVALDAHRFIHARGEVRRDSLAPDSPLHAPELAAILRGGRRLLPPPR, from the coding sequence ATGCAAGACCTGGCTCCGTTCGAAGCGAGCATCCGCGCCGCCCTGGCGGCGGAAGGCCTGGATCCACGCGGCCATTTCTGGCGCTTGCGTCCCGCCGCCGGCGGCGTCCAGCTGGAGGCGACGGAGGCGAGCTTCGCCCGCCGCGGACAGGAAGCACTGCGGCAGCAGTTCCCAGGCAGCCGCGTCGAGGTGGTGCTCCTTCCCGCCCCGGAGCTGCAAGCGCAGCGCGCCTGGGTGAAGGCGAGCGTCGCCGAGGTGCGCGCCGAACCCAAGCACGAAGCAGCGCAGACCACCCAGGCGTTGCAAGGAGAGGTGTTGGAGCCGCTGCTACACGAGGAAGGCTGGCTGCTGGCGCGCCTGCCCGATGGCTATCTCGGTTGGGTGCGGGACTGGCACCTGCGCTGGACCGACGCCGCGGTGCCGTCGGCCTTCGCCGCCCGGACGGACGCGCGCATCGCCTCGCCCCTGGTGCGCCTGCGCGAGACTCCCGGGCCCGGCGCGGCGCCGGTAGCCGAGAGCCCGCTCGGCACCGCTGTCGTCCGCCGGCAGGAGCGGGACGACTGGGTGGAGATCGAGCTTCCCGGCGGGGCCGTGGGCTGGGTGCGGCGGCAAGCGCTGCGCCCGGGCAGCGGGCTCTGGGAGACGGCGGCGCCGTCGTTGTTGGACATGCTGCAAGGTTTTCTCGGCGTGCCCTATCTCTGGGGCGGGAAGAGTCCGAAGGGTTTCGACTGCTCCGGCCTGGTGCAGTTCGCCTTCGCGCTCCACGGCGTGCCGCTGCCGAGGGATTCGGATCAGCAGTTCGGTTGCGGCGTCCCGGTGCAGCAGTTCACCGCCGGCGATCTGCTCTTCTTCGGGCGGGAGCGCATCGGCCACGTCGGCGTTGCTCTCGACGCGCACCGCTTCATCCATGCCCGCGGCGAGGTGCGGCGCGACTCGCTCGCGCCGGACAGTCCGCTCCACGCGCCGGAGCTCGCTGCCATCCTGCGCGGCGGCCGCCGGCTCTTGCCCCCGCCGCGGTGA
- a CDS encoding aspartate kinase yields MQLLVQKYGGTSVATTDRIVHVARRIADAKREGFQVLVVVSAMGHHTDELLRLARQVASAPPPRELDMLLTAGERISMSLLSMALQVQGHDAVSFTGSQSGIITDTRHADAHILEVRPQRLEQALAAGRIAIVAGFQGMSLEKEITTLGRGGSDTTAVALAAALGAVRCEIFTDVEGVYSADPRLVPRAAKLDALGHDEMMELAAQGARVLHPRCVEIARRFGVTVHVRSSFTQAKGTVIGAMESIEKVVIRGIACDEEVATLTVAGVPSGQCAALLEALGSQGIATRVVVQTGHGDSGELVCLLQRDDAVRAAAVLQTRLRQLPSARLVQDHEVASLAVVGEGIQSHPGTTAGILSALAAENVPVALVSSSALAMICVVPQRDARRAARALHTRLGLDAP; encoded by the coding sequence GTGCAGCTCCTGGTGCAGAAATACGGTGGCACGTCGGTGGCCACGACGGATCGCATCGTGCACGTCGCGCGCCGCATCGCCGACGCCAAACGCGAAGGGTTCCAGGTGCTGGTGGTGGTCTCCGCCATGGGGCACCACACCGACGAGCTCTTGCGCCTCGCCCGGCAGGTGGCGTCGGCGCCACCGCCCCGGGAGCTCGACATGCTGCTCACTGCCGGGGAGCGCATCTCCATGTCGCTGCTCAGCATGGCGCTCCAGGTGCAAGGCCACGACGCCGTGTCGTTCACCGGCTCCCAGAGCGGCATCATCACCGACACCCGGCATGCGGACGCCCACATCCTGGAGGTGCGGCCGCAGCGGCTGGAGCAGGCCCTCGCCGCCGGGCGCATCGCCATTGTGGCGGGTTTCCAGGGCATGAGCCTGGAAAAGGAAATCACCACCCTCGGGCGGGGTGGCAGCGATACGACGGCGGTGGCGCTGGCCGCGGCCCTCGGTGCGGTGCGCTGCGAGATCTTCACCGACGTGGAAGGGGTCTACAGCGCCGACCCGCGTCTGGTGCCGCGAGCGGCCAAGCTCGATGCCCTGGGGCACGACGAGATGATGGAGCTGGCGGCGCAGGGAGCGCGCGTCCTGCACCCGCGTTGCGTCGAGATCGCCCGGCGCTTCGGGGTCACGGTGCACGTGCGCTCGTCCTTCACCCAAGCGAAGGGGACGGTGATCGGAGCGATGGAGAGCATCGAGAAGGTGGTGATCCGCGGCATCGCCTGCGACGAGGAGGTGGCGACGCTGACGGTGGCCGGCGTGCCCTCGGGGCAGTGCGCCGCCTTGCTCGAGGCGCTCGGCAGCCAAGGCATCGCCACCCGCGTGGTGGTGCAGACCGGGCACGGCGACAGCGGGGAGCTGGTCTGTCTGCTGCAGCGCGACGATGCGGTGCGCGCCGCGGCGGTGCTGCAGACACGCTTGCGCCAGCTGCCGTCGGCGCGACTGGTGCAGGACCACGAGGTGGCGAGCCTCGCCGTGGTGGGTGAAGGGATCCAGAGCCACCCGGGGACGACGGCCGGGATCCTGAGTGCGCTGGCGGCGGAAAACGTTCCCGTCGCCCTGGTGTCGAGCTCGGCGCTGGCGATGATCTGCGTGGTGCCGCAGCGGGATGCGCGCCGGGCGGCGCGGGCACTGCACACCCGGCTCGGCCTCGACGCTCCCTAG
- a CDS encoding rhomboid family intramembrane serine protease: MFYFFFYYPLGLDVRPTRPVWLTWSLAGTALLLFAVTLLDPAWFLAHQESLIYVPAHPTLAALLSSAFMHGDWLHLSSNLLALGVFGPALEARLGAWRFAAVFAVCHVAGNLVQGAMALLWFPDTAGWGVLGASGALSGLLGVFLVRLHWARLRVGYWAFLPLQAYTQAGTRTLPVLAAVGLWFLLQLGLAAAQLQGAAASVAVGSHLGGLMAGIGMGWLLGLRGEGAAEQHLQQGRRHFGSAAWYPAQGEFLAYVRRCPEDPEGHLELARSFRLTARHGEAETHFRRACAGFALQKRLDRLEEAHREAARGNPDFVLAAPLQLQLGRVLERGCKDEAAARVYGHYLRAYPGEPAVPFALFRLARLTQARSGLAQARPHYVELLLQHPAAPEAEMARWALAAQRPTRSRGTRT, translated from the coding sequence GTGTTCTACTTTTTCTTCTACTATCCGCTCGGCCTCGACGTCCGCCCCACCCGGCCGGTGTGGCTGACCTGGAGCTTGGCGGGAACGGCGCTCCTCCTCTTCGCCGTCACTCTCTTGGACCCCGCTTGGTTCTTGGCCCACCAAGAGAGCCTCATCTACGTTCCCGCCCACCCCACGCTCGCCGCCTTGCTGTCGAGCGCCTTCATGCACGGTGACTGGCTGCACCTCTCCTCCAACTTGCTCGCTCTCGGAGTCTTCGGTCCGGCGCTGGAGGCGCGGCTCGGCGCCTGGCGTTTCGCCGCCGTTTTCGCCGTGTGTCACGTGGCCGGGAATCTGGTGCAGGGAGCGATGGCGCTTCTCTGGTTCCCCGACACCGCCGGTTGGGGTGTGCTCGGAGCCTCCGGTGCACTCTCCGGGCTCCTGGGGGTATTCCTCGTGCGCTTGCACTGGGCGAGGTTGCGCGTCGGTTACTGGGCTTTTCTGCCACTGCAGGCCTACACCCAAGCGGGTACGCGCACGCTGCCGGTGCTCGCCGCTGTGGGGTTGTGGTTCCTGCTGCAGCTCGGTCTGGCGGCGGCGCAGCTCCAGGGTGCGGCGGCTTCGGTGGCGGTGGGCTCACACCTCGGTGGTTTGATGGCGGGAATCGGCATGGGCTGGCTCCTCGGCCTGCGCGGCGAAGGGGCCGCGGAACAGCACCTGCAGCAGGGGCGGCGACATTTCGGCAGTGCCGCCTGGTACCCGGCGCAGGGGGAGTTCCTCGCCTATGTACGCCGCTGTCCCGAGGATCCCGAAGGGCATCTGGAGCTGGCGCGCAGCTTTCGTCTCACCGCCCGGCACGGGGAGGCGGAGACGCATTTCCGCCGCGCTTGCGCCGGCTTCGCCTTGCAGAAGCGCCTCGATCGGCTGGAAGAAGCGCACCGCGAAGCGGCGCGCGGCAATCCGGACTTCGTCCTGGCGGCGCCGCTGCAGCTGCAGCTGGGAAGAGTCCTCGAACGGGGCTGCAAGGACGAAGCGGCGGCCCGGGTCTATGGGCACTATCTCCGCGCCTATCCAGGCGAGCCCGCCGTGCCCTTCGCCCTCTTCCGCCTGGCGCGCCTGACCCAGGCGCGCTCCGGCCTGGCGCAGGCCCGGCCGCACTATGTCGAGCTCCTCCTCCAGCATCCCGCCGCACCGGAAGCGGAGATGGCACGGTGGGCTCTGGCGGCCCAGCGCCCCACGCGCAGCCGCGGGACGCGTACCTGA
- a CDS encoding TolC family protein: MTGCKMRRRVAVATSLLAVCLAVSGAGRPAGAQTPPLPAPVPRPGPATEEVEVPSFLRLSDAIRIAMAGSTQLGSRQAQLAASRKARTASIFALGPDLNAQAVLQRATRTDFDVTQTTSVPTNIESVVTTDGDTLTFGTNPVDQTVDLGDVDETSKFKQVQISSSIRLFDGFANYYRIGAANNAVRSDEFDAMYTSTVVQATVIESYYNLLRAQLLLDVAEDAVKVSQEQLDRTQALYELGSAARSDVLKSQVQLGQTRLTLVQARNGERQGRANLVHSMNLFHQPDFGIDTTLATIPEETVDFDAEVQFARNNRLDVQSLREVEKAQGKRVVVARGPLLPSLDFSYDVAYTDQESQFRFGAQKTRNRSWAFFANWNVFDRYQVYANISQAKANQRVAEYNRRQVELDAVREIREFVNEMQEARERYTVARENVERSREDLRLAQEKFRVGAGTILDVTTAESDLTTTRASEVQAIVDYRISRARLNRATGRPLAEL; the protein is encoded by the coding sequence ATGACTGGGTGCAAGATGCGCCGCCGCGTGGCTGTCGCAACCTCTCTCCTGGCTGTCTGCCTGGCGGTGTCCGGCGCCGGCCGGCCGGCCGGGGCGCAGACCCCGCCGCTCCCTGCGCCGGTGCCGCGGCCGGGGCCGGCGACGGAAGAGGTCGAGGTGCCGTCCTTCCTCCGTCTCTCCGATGCCATCCGCATCGCCATGGCGGGCAGCACCCAGCTGGGTAGCCGGCAGGCCCAGTTGGCGGCGTCGCGCAAGGCCCGGACCGCCTCGATCTTCGCCCTGGGACCGGACCTCAATGCGCAGGCTGTCCTGCAGCGGGCGACACGCACGGACTTCGACGTCACCCAGACGACGTCGGTGCCGACCAACATCGAGAGCGTCGTCACCACCGATGGCGACACCCTCACCTTCGGAACCAACCCGGTGGATCAGACCGTCGACCTCGGCGACGTCGACGAGACTTCGAAGTTCAAGCAGGTGCAGATCTCCTCGTCGATCCGTCTGTTCGACGGCTTCGCCAACTACTACCGCATCGGCGCCGCGAACAACGCCGTTCGCTCCGACGAATTCGATGCCATGTACACCTCCACCGTCGTGCAAGCCACGGTCATCGAGTCCTACTACAATCTGCTCCGCGCCCAGCTCCTGCTCGACGTCGCCGAGGACGCCGTGAAGGTGTCGCAGGAACAGCTCGATCGCACCCAGGCGCTGTACGAGCTGGGATCGGCGGCGCGCAGCGACGTCCTCAAGTCCCAGGTGCAGCTCGGGCAGACGCGGTTGACCCTGGTGCAGGCACGCAACGGCGAGCGCCAGGGGCGGGCCAATCTGGTGCACAGCATGAACCTGTTCCACCAACCGGATTTCGGCATCGATACCACACTGGCGACGATCCCAGAAGAGACCGTCGACTTCGACGCGGAGGTGCAGTTCGCCCGCAACAACCGCCTGGATGTGCAATCGTTGCGCGAGGTCGAGAAAGCCCAGGGCAAGCGCGTCGTCGTCGCCCGCGGACCGCTCTTGCCCTCGCTGGATTTCTCCTACGACGTGGCCTATACGGACCAGGAGTCGCAGTTCCGCTTCGGCGCCCAGAAGACGCGCAATCGTTCTTGGGCCTTCTTCGCCAACTGGAACGTCTTCGACCGTTACCAGGTGTACGCGAACATCAGCCAGGCCAAGGCGAACCAGCGGGTGGCGGAGTACAATCGCCGCCAGGTGGAGCTGGATGCAGTGCGGGAGATTCGCGAGTTCGTCAACGAGATGCAAGAAGCACGGGAGCGCTACACCGTGGCGCGGGAGAACGTGGAACGTTCCCGCGAGGACCTGCGTCTGGCGCAGGAGAAGTTCCGCGTCGGCGCCGGGACCATCCTGGACGTCACCACGGCGGAGTCCGATCTGACCACGACGCGCGCCTCGGAAGTGCAGGCCATCGTGGACTACCGCATCTCCCGCGCCCGGCTGAATCGGGCCACGGGAAGGCCGCTCGCCGAATTGTGA
- a CDS encoding biopolymer transporter ExbD, protein MRRAPGRFHARHKPLARIPTESLADIAFLLLIFYLTSALIRPEQGLHLDLPWATNTMRQPREQIAHIWIDADGRVMINDLYVAVAEIAPILGRKLRESPNLIVALNSDRRTHYRYVQRVLDEMKKAEAVRVSFTARPRGPGS, encoded by the coding sequence ATGCGACGCGCACCGGGCCGCTTCCACGCCAGGCACAAACCGCTGGCGCGCATTCCCACCGAATCCTTGGCCGACATCGCCTTCCTGCTCCTCATTTTCTACCTCACCTCGGCGCTCATCCGCCCCGAGCAGGGCCTGCACCTGGACCTGCCCTGGGCCACGAACACCATGCGCCAGCCCCGCGAGCAGATCGCGCACATCTGGATCGACGCCGACGGGCGTGTCATGATCAACGACCTTTACGTGGCCGTGGCAGAGATCGCCCCGATCCTGGGGCGCAAACTGCGGGAGAGTCCGAATCTCATCGTCGCGCTCAACAGCGACCGGCGCACGCACTACCGGTATGTGCAGCGGGTCCTGGATGAGATGAAGAAGGCCGAGGCGGTGCGGGTGTCGTTCACGGCGCGCCCCCGCGGACCGGGCTCCTGA
- the mreC gene encoding rod shape-determining protein MreC, whose translation MLRSLFGRHRDRTLLAVAVLLSCLCLGLDQGTQADLARLLGLSLYAPVQAVARGTEDALLLRRENEQLRRLVASLNLERQRLLQLRDEAAELRRVARFSRDRFPYLKPCEIVGRTTDSFQTALQLGCGSKDSLYAGMPVAAYAGLVGRVRQVTGTRSLLETLASPDMAISVTDQRSGVVGILRWARGNQFTLDRVDAVEDVLVGDPLLTSGLGDYPRGIPVGVVTRVGISLDGLFKQIDVRTHVDFGSLRDVFVVTRDVDWEERALYRREDQPLLQGSAGSATEAQQASGARPGSVP comes from the coding sequence GTGCTCCGATCTCTCTTCGGTCGCCACCGTGACCGCACGCTGCTGGCCGTGGCGGTGCTGCTCTCCTGCTTGTGCCTCGGTTTGGACCAGGGCACGCAGGCAGATCTGGCGCGCCTCCTCGGCCTCAGCCTCTATGCCCCGGTGCAAGCGGTGGCGCGGGGCACCGAAGACGCCCTGCTGCTGCGGCGGGAGAACGAGCAGCTGCGGCGGCTGGTGGCCAGTCTCAATCTCGAGCGCCAGCGTCTCCTGCAGCTGCGCGACGAAGCCGCCGAGCTGCGCCGCGTCGCCCGCTTCTCCCGCGATCGTTTCCCTTACCTCAAGCCCTGCGAAATCGTCGGGCGCACCACCGACTCCTTCCAGACCGCCCTGCAGCTCGGCTGCGGCTCCAAGGATTCCCTCTACGCCGGCATGCCCGTCGCCGCCTACGCCGGCTTGGTGGGGCGGGTGCGGCAGGTGACCGGGACACGCTCGCTGCTGGAAACCTTGGCCAGCCCGGACATGGCGATCAGCGTCACCGATCAGCGTAGCGGCGTCGTCGGCATCCTGCGCTGGGCGCGGGGCAACCAGTTCACCCTGGACCGGGTCGACGCCGTCGAGGACGTCCTGGTGGGGGATCCGCTCCTCACCTCCGGACTCGGCGACTACCCGCGCGGCATCCCGGTGGGGGTGGTGACCCGCGTGGGCATCTCCCTCGACGGCTTGTTCAAGCAGATCGACGTGCGCACCCATGTGGATTTCGGCAGCCTGCGCGATGTCTTCGTCGTCACACGCGACGTGGACTGGGAGGAACGAGCGCTCTATCGGCGCGAAGACCAGCCGCTGTTGCAGGGGTCGGCGGGAAGTGCGACGGAAGCGCAGCAGGCCAGCGGGGCCCGCCCGGGGAGCGTGCCATGA
- a CDS encoding GWxTD domain-containing protein encodes MSRRWATGKGAWTRRGDHGLAALAVLAVAGCAGTARLSEPSPFSTLLAAQLAWTESDRPLYRISASLPRRELAALGGGDGVVRLVLSGIIRSRSGKRLGDGAWARQLAVTDLAGPGELRWCVDLATGPGAQDLELSVLVQGRPWGAPWHRRFTVPTPTPAALFLGEPILLARPAGGEPAADSPCQRLLLGGTYDASSAPVQVQGAIYDFAPAGAGEYELSWSVRALEAPTNVPAPAAVPETRKLSREGLVTPFALDLPMADLGEHELALQVRSGERTAAATQSFALTLYDLAGLGPGSGELALLRLLLSPGAADSLAASPPERRESLWQELWRRRDPDPSTPANEVREQALARVRQANLRFGVTAPGWNTDRGRVFIARGAPDRVDSMANPEGFDRIERWTYAASNTVYVFVDRDGRGEYTLQRTNAADD; translated from the coding sequence GTGAGCCGGCGGTGGGCGACGGGTAAGGGCGCCTGGACCCGGCGTGGCGACCACGGGCTCGCGGCCCTGGCCGTGCTCGCCGTGGCCGGTTGCGCCGGCACGGCGCGGCTCTCCGAGCCTTCGCCTTTCTCCACCCTCCTCGCCGCGCAGCTGGCGTGGACGGAAAGCGACCGCCCGCTCTACCGCATCAGCGCCTCCCTGCCGCGCCGCGAGCTGGCGGCGCTAGGAGGGGGCGACGGCGTGGTGCGCTTGGTCCTGAGCGGCATCATCCGCAGCCGCTCGGGGAAGCGGCTGGGTGACGGAGCCTGGGCGCGCCAGCTCGCCGTCACCGACCTCGCCGGCCCCGGCGAGCTGCGCTGGTGCGTGGATCTCGCCACCGGGCCCGGAGCCCAGGACCTGGAGCTCAGCGTCCTGGTGCAGGGGCGACCCTGGGGGGCGCCATGGCACCGGCGGTTCACCGTTCCCACCCCCACCCCGGCAGCGCTGTTCTTGGGCGAACCCATCCTCCTGGCGCGACCCGCCGGCGGGGAGCCTGCGGCCGATTCTCCTTGCCAGCGCCTCCTCCTGGGTGGCACGTACGATGCGAGCAGCGCCCCAGTGCAGGTGCAGGGCGCGATCTACGATTTCGCCCCCGCCGGAGCGGGGGAGTACGAGCTTTCCTGGAGCGTCCGCGCCCTGGAGGCCCCGACGAACGTGCCGGCGCCCGCGGCGGTTCCGGAAACACGGAAGCTGTCGCGAGAGGGTCTGGTGACGCCGTTCGCCCTCGACCTCCCCATGGCAGACCTGGGGGAGCACGAGCTCGCTCTGCAGGTGCGAAGCGGGGAGCGGACCGCCGCGGCGACGCAGTCCTTCGCCCTCACCCTGTACGACTTGGCAGGCCTCGGGCCGGGCTCCGGAGAGCTGGCGCTGCTCCGTCTGCTGCTGTCGCCGGGCGCCGCCGACTCGCTCGCCGCGTCGCCGCCGGAGCGGCGCGAGTCACTCTGGCAGGAACTCTGGCGCCGCCGCGATCCGGATCCGAGCACGCCGGCGAACGAAGTGCGCGAGCAAGCCCTGGCCCGGGTGCGCCAGGCCAACCTCCGCTTCGGCGTCACGGCGCCGGGCTGGAACACCGACCGCGGCCGGGTCTTCATTGCCCGCGGCGCTCCGGATCGGGTGGACAGCATGGCGAATCCGGAGGGTTTCGACCGCATCGAACGCTGGACCTACGCGGCGAGCAACACCGTCTACGTCTTCGTCGATCGCGACGGGCGCGGCGAGTACACCTTGCAGCGCACTAACGCCGCGGACGACTAG
- a CDS encoding MotA/TolQ/ExbB proton channel family protein: MKKNRPLVLLSVLAFILAAGVLAVRPVLSQQDRPMSEETALPQPVDTTASAVVPPTTPPAPAVATPPPVERSGVWLVLDWFNRGGLFMWPILFCSVVAVTFIIERSITLLRARTNTRNFMSDVLNAVRRDGVPAAERVCEQTRGPIAAIVFSGLKHANRGSEAVEKAIETAGAVELSFLERGLVWLATVSTIAPLLGFLGTVSGMIHAFDAIAAADQVSAKLVASGISEALITTEAGLIVAIPASLCHNFFLQQIDRFVIEMEESSSELVNTIDELRS, from the coding sequence ATGAAGAAGAATCGACCTCTCGTTCTGCTCAGTGTGCTCGCGTTCATTCTCGCCGCCGGCGTCCTGGCGGTCCGTCCCGTCCTGTCGCAACAGGACCGTCCCATGAGCGAGGAAACCGCGCTGCCCCAACCGGTGGATACCACCGCCAGCGCCGTGGTGCCTCCCACGACCCCGCCGGCGCCAGCGGTCGCCACGCCGCCGCCGGTGGAGCGCTCCGGCGTCTGGCTCGTCCTCGACTGGTTCAATCGCGGCGGCCTCTTCATGTGGCCCATCCTTTTTTGCTCCGTCGTCGCCGTCACCTTCATCATCGAGCGCAGCATCACCTTGCTGCGCGCCCGCACCAACACGCGGAATTTCATGTCCGATGTCTTGAACGCGGTGCGGCGCGACGGCGTCCCCGCCGCCGAGCGTGTCTGCGAGCAGACCCGCGGCCCCATCGCCGCCATCGTCTTCTCCGGGCTGAAGCACGCCAACCGCGGCTCCGAGGCGGTAGAAAAAGCCATCGAGACCGCCGGGGCGGTGGAGCTCTCCTTCCTCGAACGGGGTCTCGTCTGGCTCGCCACGGTGTCCACCATCGCGCCGTTGCTCGGCTTCCTCGGTACGGTGTCCGGCATGATCCACGCCTTCGACGCCATTGCCGCCGCCGATCAGGTGAGCGCCAAGTTGGTGGCGAGCGGGATCTCCGAGGCCCTCATCACCACCGAAGCCGGGCTCATCGTCGCCATTCCTGCCAGCCTCTGTCACAACTTCTTCCTCCAGCAGATCGACCGCTTCGTCATCGAGATGGAGGAAAGCTCCAGCGAGCTGGTCAACACCATCGACGAACTGCGCTCCTGA
- a CDS encoding rod shape-determining protein, which produces MMKKMTSWFSNDVAIDLGTANTVVHVKGQGIVLNEPSVVAVDNHTHKVVAVGNDAKAMLGKTPDHITAVRPLKDGVIADFEITEIMLREFIKKAQNKRRFVKPRIVICVPSGITEVEKRAVRDSAQHAGAREVYLVAEPIAAAIGVGLPVSRPSGNMIIDIGGGTTEIAVIALDGIVCDTSIRVGGDEMDEAIVQHIKKTYNLLVGDLTAENVKKTIGSAAPLPEELEMEIKGRDLVAGIPKTLRISSVEIREALREPVMQIVEALKLALERCPPELAADIVDRGIVITGGGSLLRELETLLKEETNLPINTVDDPLSCVVLGTGKILDNLEYYDKVLIPAGRD; this is translated from the coding sequence ATGATGAAGAAAATGACGAGCTGGTTCTCCAACGACGTGGCGATCGACCTGGGGACGGCGAACACCGTCGTGCACGTGAAGGGCCAGGGGATCGTCCTCAACGAACCCTCCGTCGTCGCCGTGGACAACCACACCCACAAGGTCGTGGCGGTGGGCAACGATGCGAAAGCCATGCTCGGCAAGACCCCGGATCACATCACCGCGGTGCGGCCGCTCAAGGACGGCGTCATCGCCGACTTCGAGATCACCGAGATCATGCTACGCGAGTTCATCAAAAAGGCGCAGAACAAGCGGCGCTTCGTCAAACCCCGCATCGTCATCTGCGTGCCTTCGGGGATCACCGAGGTGGAGAAGCGCGCGGTGCGCGACTCGGCGCAGCACGCCGGCGCCCGCGAGGTCTACCTGGTGGCCGAGCCCATCGCCGCCGCCATCGGCGTCGGCCTGCCGGTGAGCCGCCCGAGCGGCAACATGATCATCGACATCGGCGGCGGCACCACCGAGATCGCCGTCATCGCTCTGGACGGCATCGTCTGCGACACTTCCATCCGCGTCGGCGGCGACGAGATGGACGAGGCCATCGTCCAGCACATCAAGAAGACCTACAACCTCCTGGTCGGGGACCTGACGGCGGAGAACGTCAAGAAGACCATCGGCTCCGCGGCGCCCCTGCCGGAGGAGTTGGAGATGGAGATCAAGGGCCGCGATCTCGTCGCCGGCATCCCCAAGACCCTGCGCATTTCCTCGGTGGAGATCCGCGAGGCCTTGCGCGAACCGGTCATGCAGATCGTGGAGGCGCTGAAGCTGGCGCTGGAGCGCTGCCCGCCGGAACTGGCCGCCGACATCGTCGACCGAGGTATCGTCATCACCGGTGGCGGCTCGCTGCTGCGCGAGCTCGAGACGCTGCTGAAGGAGGAGACGAACCTCCCCATCAACACGGTGGACGATCCGTTGTCCTGTGTGGTGCTGGGGACGGGCAAGATCCTCGACAACCTCGAGTACTACGACAAGGTGCTGATCCCGGCGGGACGCGACTGA
- the radC gene encoding DNA repair protein RadC has translation MKPSVRLPTSLHEGSQGRPPAVSAARHLSNRELLTWVLEGCGGGGAQLAERFLRHFGNLRTLAQATRAELGRVPGARSEHALILEACLELGRRTVYGRPLRRRAVDGPAAVARLLQPALRDLDREHFVAVLLTTKNQVIDMVTVAIGSLAASLVHPREVLKPAIQASAAALVVAHNHPTGNPEPSREDIEFTRRLQSCCDLVGIRLLDHVIIGDGTFESLKASGHC, from the coding sequence GTGAAGCCCTCCGTGCGCCTCCCGACGAGCCTGCACGAGGGCAGCCAGGGTCGGCCGCCGGCAGTGTCTGCAGCGCGCCATCTCTCGAACCGTGAGCTCCTGACGTGGGTGCTGGAAGGGTGCGGCGGGGGCGGAGCACAGCTTGCCGAGCGATTCCTGCGTCATTTCGGAAACCTCCGCACCCTGGCCCAGGCGACGCGCGCCGAGCTGGGCCGCGTTCCTGGCGCTCGCAGCGAGCACGCTCTGATTCTGGAAGCGTGCCTGGAGCTCGGGCGGCGCACGGTGTACGGACGGCCGTTGCGGCGGCGCGCGGTGGACGGTCCCGCAGCGGTGGCGCGCCTGCTGCAGCCGGCGCTGCGTGATCTGGACCGCGAGCATTTCGTCGCGGTGTTGCTGACGACGAAGAATCAGGTGATCGACATGGTGACGGTGGCGATCGGCTCCCTGGCGGCTTCACTGGTGCACCCGCGCGAGGTGCTGAAGCCGGCGATCCAGGCCAGCGCTGCGGCGCTCGTGGTGGCCCACAACCATCCCACCGGCAACCCAGAGCCGAGCCGCGAGGACATCGAGTTCACCCGGCGCTTGCAGAGCTGCTGTGATCTCGTGGGGATCCGCTTGCTCGACCACGTGATCATCGGGGACGGCACGTTCGAGAGCTTGAAGGCGAGCGGGCACTGCTGA